A genomic segment from Pseudoduganella chitinolytica encodes:
- a CDS encoding barstar family protein, with the protein MSLFLTVPPNLVQSIRAFRVTELQEEAGRLGQHFLYAHCNAGLTKQQVLGIIAEAFQFPKPCGKNFDALRETLTETMAKAGPQTGFLIVLEQLPNTQKFDREARETLLDVFRDAADYWAEKKVPFRVFYSFE; encoded by the coding sequence ATGAGTTTGTTCTTAACCGTGCCGCCCAATCTTGTCCAGTCCATCCGGGCCTTCCGGGTCACTGAGCTGCAAGAGGAAGCCGGCCGCCTGGGTCAGCATTTTTTATATGCGCACTGCAACGCTGGCCTGACGAAGCAGCAGGTCCTGGGGATCATCGCCGAGGCGTTCCAGTTTCCCAAACCATGCGGCAAGAACTTCGACGCTCTGCGCGAGACGCTGACCGAGACCATGGCCAAGGCCGGCCCCCAGACGGGCTTCCTGATCGTGCTGGAACAGTTGCCGAACACTCAGAAATTCGACCGCGAAGCCCGCGAGACGCTGCTGGACGTGTTCCGCGACGCCGCCGATTACTGGGCCGAAAAGAAGGTGCCGTTCCGCGTATTCTACTCCTTCGAGTAG
- the purN gene encoding phosphoribosylglycinamide formyltransferase: MKNIVILISGRGSNMEAVVRAAQAEQWPARIAAVISNRADAKGLEFAAAHGIATAVVPNKDYPTREAFDAALAEVIDGYAPDLVVLAGFMRILTPAFVERYAGRMLNIHPSLLPHFPGLHTHEAALAAGHAEHGATVHFVTAELDHGPVVDQVAVPVLPGDTAQTLAARVLEQEHVLYPRAVRWFIEDKLTVEEGRVHGPHHPRPAH, from the coding sequence ATGAAAAATATCGTCATCCTGATTTCCGGACGGGGCAGCAATATGGAAGCGGTGGTCCGCGCCGCGCAGGCCGAACAGTGGCCCGCCCGCATTGCCGCCGTGATCAGCAACCGTGCCGATGCCAAGGGGCTCGAGTTTGCCGCCGCGCACGGCATCGCCACCGCTGTTGTACCGAACAAGGACTATCCCACGCGCGAGGCGTTCGATGCGGCCCTGGCCGAAGTGATCGACGGCTATGCGCCGGACCTGGTCGTGCTGGCCGGTTTCATGCGTATCCTGACCCCCGCCTTCGTGGAACGTTACGCGGGCCGCATGCTGAACATCCACCCGTCGCTGCTGCCGCATTTCCCCGGCCTGCACACGCACGAGGCGGCCCTGGCCGCCGGCCATGCCGAACATGGCGCGACGGTGCACTTCGTCACGGCCGAGCTGGACCACGGTCCGGTCGTCGACCAGGTGGCCGTGCCCGTGCTGCCGGGCGATACGGCGCAGACACTGGCCGCCCGGGTGCTGGAACAGGAACACGTACTGTACCCGCGCGCCGTGCGCTGGTTCATCGAAGATAAACTGACGGTCGAGGAAGGCCGGGTCCACGGTCCCCACCACCCCCGCCCGGCGCACTGA
- a CDS encoding RsmB/NOP family class I SAM-dependent RNA methyltransferase, with amino-acid sequence MRLPPAVLAGAEEVLREILRFTAPADTTLSRYFKDHPRLGGRERGAIAECIYAVLRNKNFFTDFSEAGGGSTMRRLMLLGMADAVGVDALPGLAPEEVEWLQRMKAIDRKLLHKSLRSNLPLWLYEKLVAQYGEEEALALADALNTPAPLDLRVNALKADRDKVIAQLAEAPIAAMPTPYAPLGLRVLKKPQIQNLPLFKEGAIEVQDEGSQILAQLLGAKRGEMIVDFCAGAGGKTLALGAQMRNTGRLYAFDVSEKRLAKLKPRLARSGLSNVHPVAIAHEKDAKIKRLAGKIDRVLVDAPCSGMGTLRRNPDVKWRQPQSAIGEMHDKQVAILDGAARLVKAGGRLVYATCSLLDEENDAVAQQFVATHPDFELVPMNKVLAEQKIDLEMGDYLKLLPHKHQTDGFFAAVFERKPMAAKAAKAADVAGEADEAGEDA; translated from the coding sequence ATGAGATTGCCACCAGCTGTTCTTGCCGGCGCCGAAGAGGTGCTACGCGAGATCCTGCGCTTCACGGCCCCGGCCGATACCACCTTGTCGCGCTACTTCAAGGACCATCCCCGCCTGGGCGGCCGCGAGCGCGGCGCCATCGCCGAGTGCATCTACGCCGTGCTGCGCAACAAGAACTTCTTTACCGACTTTTCGGAAGCGGGCGGCGGTTCGACGATGCGTCGCCTGATGCTGCTGGGCATGGCCGATGCCGTCGGCGTCGATGCGCTGCCGGGCCTGGCACCGGAAGAGGTGGAATGGCTGCAGCGCATGAAGGCCATCGACCGCAAGCTGCTGCACAAGTCGCTGCGCAGCAACCTGCCGCTGTGGCTGTACGAGAAACTGGTGGCGCAGTATGGCGAAGAGGAAGCGCTGGCGCTGGCCGACGCGCTGAACACGCCGGCCCCGCTGGACCTGCGCGTCAACGCGCTCAAGGCGGACCGCGACAAGGTCATCGCGCAACTGGCCGAAGCGCCCATCGCGGCCATGCCGACGCCGTACGCGCCGCTGGGCCTGCGCGTGCTGAAGAAGCCGCAGATCCAGAACCTGCCGCTGTTCAAGGAAGGCGCCATCGAGGTGCAGGACGAGGGCAGCCAGATCCTGGCCCAGTTGCTGGGCGCCAAGCGCGGCGAGATGATCGTCGACTTCTGCGCCGGTGCCGGCGGCAAGACGCTGGCGCTGGGTGCGCAGATGCGCAACACGGGACGCCTGTATGCGTTCGACGTGTCGGAAAAACGGCTGGCCAAGCTGAAGCCGCGCCTGGCCCGTTCCGGCCTGTCGAACGTGCATCCGGTCGCGATCGCACACGAGAAGGATGCCAAGATCAAGCGCCTGGCCGGCAAGATCGACCGCGTGCTGGTCGATGCGCCCTGCTCGGGCATGGGCACGCTGCGCCGCAATCCCGACGTCAAGTGGCGCCAGCCGCAAAGCGCCATCGGCGAGATGCACGACAAGCAGGTCGCGATCCTGGATGGCGCGGCGCGCCTCGTCAAGGCCGGCGGTCGCCTGGTGTATGCCACGTGCAGCCTGCTGGACGAAGAGAACGACGCCGTGGCGCAGCAGTTCGTTGCCACCCATCCTGACTTCGAGCTGGTGCCGATGAACAAGGTGCTGGCCGAGCAGAAGATCGACCTGGAGATGGGCGACTACCTGAAGCTGCTGCCGCACAAGCACCAGACCGACGGCTTCTTTGCCGCCGTGTTCGAGCGCAAGCCGATGGCCGCCAAGGCGGCAAAGGCGGCCGATGTGGCCGGGGAAGCTGACGAGGCCGGCGAAGACGCATGA
- a CDS encoding mechanosensitive ion channel family protein, with protein sequence MTQLRLTKLLDDLLGDLTDPGLMWQVGAIAVSILLGWGLSRLLRTWLRGGDSQTGVRRFGMESFGRVVGPLAIVCLLALSQVVLARWHHINLIKLALPIFGSLAVIRFVFYLLRRVFARHGEIGAAVLTFEKIFQLVVWLAFALYITGYWDDIYRYLDNIVLHLGKNKVTVAEILQAAVSVIVLLVLAMWAGAALEERLMHVETLHSNLRVVMARVGRAVLIVIAVLFSLNMVGIDLTVLSVFGGALGVGLGFGLQKIASNYVSGFIILLDRSLAIGDMITVDKFTGRVARINTRYTVLAGLDGVESIVPNEMLVSGVVQNSSLTSKYVWLGTKVSVAYETDLDFALKLLEEAAASVPRVLAERPPAATLLNFGADGLELQVGFWINDPENGRGGVTSDVNRAIWKALKDNRISVPFPQREMRIVGPVPLPEIRQNTE encoded by the coding sequence ATGACGCAGCTGCGCCTGACGAAACTGCTGGACGACCTGCTGGGCGACCTGACCGATCCGGGCCTGATGTGGCAGGTCGGCGCCATTGCCGTGTCGATCCTGCTGGGCTGGGGCCTGTCGCGCCTGCTGCGCACGTGGCTGCGCGGCGGCGATTCCCAGACCGGCGTGCGCCGCTTCGGCATGGAAAGCTTCGGCCGCGTCGTCGGCCCGCTGGCCATCGTCTGCCTGCTGGCGCTGTCGCAGGTGGTGCTGGCGCGCTGGCACCACATCAACCTCATCAAGCTGGCGCTGCCGATCTTCGGTTCGCTGGCAGTCATCCGCTTCGTGTTCTACCTCCTGCGCCGCGTGTTCGCGCGGCACGGCGAAATCGGCGCGGCCGTGCTGACGTTCGAGAAAATCTTCCAGCTGGTCGTGTGGCTCGCGTTCGCGCTGTACATCACGGGCTATTGGGACGATATCTACCGTTATCTCGACAACATCGTCCTCCATCTCGGCAAGAACAAGGTGACGGTGGCGGAGATCCTGCAGGCCGCCGTGTCCGTCATCGTGCTGCTGGTGCTGGCGATGTGGGCCGGTGCGGCGCTGGAAGAGCGGCTGATGCACGTGGAGACGCTGCATTCGAACTTGCGGGTCGTCATGGCGCGCGTGGGCCGGGCCGTGCTGATCGTCATCGCCGTGCTGTTCAGCCTGAACATGGTGGGCATCGACCTGACCGTGCTGTCCGTCTTCGGCGGTGCGCTGGGTGTCGGCCTCGGCTTCGGCCTGCAGAAGATCGCGAGCAATTACGTGTCCGGCTTCATCATCCTGCTCGACCGCAGCCTGGCGATCGGCGACATGATCACCGTCGACAAGTTCACCGGCCGTGTCGCCCGCATCAACACCCGCTACACGGTATTGGCCGGGCTCGACGGCGTCGAGTCGATCGTGCCGAACGAGATGCTGGTGTCGGGCGTCGTGCAGAATTCCTCGCTGACGAGCAAGTATGTGTGGCTGGGCACGAAAGTGTCGGTGGCGTACGAGACCGACCTCGACTTTGCGTTGAAGCTGCTGGAAGAGGCGGCCGCTTCGGTGCCGCGCGTGCTGGCGGAGCGGCCGCCGGCCGCCACCTTGCTCAACTTCGGCGCCGACGGCCTGGAGCTGCAGGTGGGGTTCTGGATCAACGATCCGGAAAACGGCCGGGGCGGGGTGACGTCGGACGTCAACCGGGCGATCTGGAAAGCCTTGAAAGACAACCGCATATCCGTGCCGTTCCCCCAGCGGGAGATGCGCATCGTGGGACCCGTGCCCCTGCCGGAAATACGACAGAACACGGAATGA
- a CDS encoding DesA family fatty acid desaturase, protein MEFSLNAVLQFLDEGLTGLSAWQTVVYTLIVTHITIASVTIYLHRHQAHRALELHAIPSHFFRFWLWLTTGQVTKEWAAIHRKHHAKCDTEEDPHSPVTRGIKKVFWEGAELYRAESKNKETLAKYGHGTPDDWIERNLYTKYSWQGVALLLIVNVMLFGAKGITVWAVQMLWIPVTAAGIINGIGHYWGYRNFDCSDAATNILPWGILIGGEELHNNHHTYATSAKLSSKWYEFDIGWGYIRAMEMVGLAKVKKMPPKPKFAKNKAQADFETLQAVIANRYDVMAKYAASVKHAWAEEVEHLKHKAQLESGFLKSARKLMQREPAKLEAPQQQQLVELFQHSKALETMHNMRVELGVIWERSHFTRDELVQKLQDWCQRAEASGIKALQDFSLRLRSYA, encoded by the coding sequence ATGGAATTTAGCTTGAACGCTGTACTGCAATTTCTCGACGAAGGCCTGACCGGCCTGTCCGCGTGGCAGACGGTCGTCTATACCCTGATCGTCACGCACATCACCATTGCGTCGGTCACGATCTACCTGCACCGCCACCAGGCGCACCGCGCGCTGGAGCTGCATGCGATCCCGTCGCACTTCTTCCGCTTCTGGCTGTGGCTGACCACGGGCCAGGTGACGAAGGAGTGGGCCGCGATCCACCGCAAGCACCACGCCAAGTGCGACACGGAAGAAGATCCGCACAGCCCCGTTACCCGCGGCATCAAGAAGGTGTTCTGGGAAGGCGCCGAGCTGTACCGCGCCGAGTCGAAGAACAAGGAAACCCTGGCCAAGTACGGCCACGGCACGCCGGACGACTGGATCGAGCGCAACCTGTACACGAAGTACAGCTGGCAGGGCGTGGCACTGCTGCTGATCGTGAACGTCATGCTGTTCGGTGCCAAGGGCATCACCGTGTGGGCCGTGCAGATGCTGTGGATCCCCGTGACCGCCGCCGGCATCATCAACGGCATCGGCCACTACTGGGGCTACCGTAACTTCGACTGCTCGGACGCCGCCACCAACATCCTGCCGTGGGGCATCCTGATCGGCGGCGAAGAGCTGCACAACAACCACCACACGTATGCGACGTCGGCCAAGCTGTCGTCCAAGTGGTACGAGTTCGACATCGGCTGGGGCTATATCCGCGCGATGGAGATGGTGGGCCTGGCGAAAGTGAAAAAGATGCCGCCGAAGCCGAAGTTCGCCAAGAACAAGGCGCAAGCCGACTTCGAGACGCTGCAGGCCGTCATCGCCAACCGCTACGACGTGATGGCGAAGTATGCCGCGTCCGTCAAGCACGCCTGGGCCGAGGAAGTGGAGCACCTGAAGCACAAGGCGCAGCTGGAATCGGGTTTCCTGAAGTCGGCCCGCAAGCTGATGCAGCGCGAGCCGGCCAAGCTGGAAGCGCCGCAGCAGCAGCAACTGGTCGAGCTGTTCCAGCACAGCAAGGCGCTGGAGACGATGCACAATATGCGCGTCGAACTGGGTGTAATCTGGGAACGTTCGCACTTCACCCGCGACGAACTGGTGCAGAAGCTGCAGGACTGGTGCCAGCGCGCCGAAGCGTCCGGCATCAAGGCGCTGCAGGACTTCTCGCTGCGGCTGCGCAGCTACGCGTAA
- the rpmG gene encoding 50S ribosomal protein L33, whose product MAKTGRDKIKLESTAGTGHFYTTTKNKRTMPGKMEIMKFDPKARKHVTYKETKIK is encoded by the coding sequence ATGGCAAAAACTGGCCGCGACAAAATCAAGCTGGAATCGACCGCCGGTACCGGTCACTTCTACACCACCACCAAGAACAAGCGCACGATGCCTGGCAAGATGGAGATCATGAAGTTCGATCCCAAAGCCCGCAAGCACGTGACGTACAAGGAAACCAAGATCAAGTAA
- the rpmB gene encoding 50S ribosomal protein L28 — translation MARVCQVTGKKPMVGNNVSHANNKTKRRFLPNLQNRRIFVESENRWVSLRLSNAGLRVIDKVGIDAVLADMRARGEKV, via the coding sequence ATGGCACGTGTTTGCCAAGTCACTGGGAAGAAGCCGATGGTCGGCAACAATGTTTCCCATGCAAACAACAAAACCAAACGTCGTTTCCTGCCAAACCTGCAGAACCGTCGTATCTTTGTTGAATCTGAAAATCGCTGGGTCTCCCTGCGTCTGTCCAACGCCGGTCTGCGCGTGATCGACAAGGTCGGCATCGATGCCGTCCTGGCCGACATGCGCGCTCGCGGCGAAAAAGTCTAA
- a CDS encoding LTA synthase family protein — protein MKMSAAFPKHRHTPGASRLARLTRWAGPYATLVQMLLLGLVLLSLSRIGLVAWQWQRVSATGIVGDILVQGVRADLILLGYFLAVPLLLLPLLAPFLARRAPAQAWRTATVAWATVALILIVFLELATPRFILQYDVRPNRLFIEYLVYPREVAATLWNGYRATVLLGFGLTILLGLAIWRLLKGAAASPAWSTAKVLLSWPLAVLLAVCLIRSTTDHRPANPALFALTGDSMVNSVVINSAWSVLDALASMRKEARSSEIYGEMPREQVLAQVRAEPWLADYRFTSPELPTLHRQQAALVRQRPKNLVIVLEESLGATFVKSLGGVPVTPELEKLKDEGWWFERLYATGTRSVRGIEAVVAGYAPTPARSVVKLSLAQQNFYTLALGLGQQGYHTEFVYGGEAHFDNMRQFFTGNGFQKVTDRSDMKPNFEGSWGASDEDLFDKSLQRLDQLHKAGKPFFTLIFSSSNHEPFEFPDGKIALHEEPKQTVNNAVKYADFALGKFIRAAKQQDYWKDTVFLIVADHDNRVYGDSLVPVHKFHIPGLILGADIEPKRIKPYASQIDLGPTLLSLLGVSSEHPMIGRDFVRDSTTPGRALLQFDNYFTWLDDRGATILRPGGAPLAAKYDPATSHLELLSTTPDQVMVDKAMAHVLLPSMLYREQRYRLTK, from the coding sequence ATGAAGATGTCTGCCGCATTCCCCAAGCACCGCCACACGCCTGGCGCCAGCCGACTCGCCCGGCTGACCCGCTGGGCCGGGCCGTACGCCACGCTGGTCCAGATGCTGTTGCTCGGCCTGGTCCTGCTGTCGCTGTCGCGCATCGGCCTCGTCGCCTGGCAGTGGCAGCGCGTGTCAGCGACCGGTATCGTGGGCGACATCCTCGTCCAGGGCGTGCGTGCCGACCTGATCCTGCTGGGCTATTTCCTCGCCGTCCCGTTGCTGCTGCTGCCGCTGCTGGCCCCGTTCCTGGCCCGGCGCGCGCCGGCCCAGGCCTGGCGCACCGCGACGGTGGCATGGGCTACCGTCGCGCTGATCCTGATTGTGTTCCTGGAACTGGCGACGCCACGCTTCATCCTGCAATACGACGTGCGGCCGAACCGCCTGTTCATCGAATACCTTGTCTACCCGCGCGAAGTGGCGGCCACGTTGTGGAATGGCTACCGGGCCACGGTGCTGCTGGGCTTTGGCCTGACGATCCTGCTGGGCCTGGCGATCTGGCGCCTGCTGAAGGGCGCCGCCGCATCACCGGCGTGGTCCACGGCCAAGGTGCTGCTGAGCTGGCCGCTGGCCGTGCTGCTGGCGGTCTGCCTGATCCGTTCGACGACGGACCACCGTCCCGCCAATCCCGCCCTGTTCGCGCTGACGGGCGATTCGATGGTCAATTCCGTCGTCATCAACTCGGCCTGGTCCGTGCTGGACGCCCTGGCGTCGATGCGCAAGGAAGCGCGCTCGTCCGAAATCTACGGCGAGATGCCCCGCGAGCAGGTGCTGGCGCAGGTGCGCGCCGAGCCCTGGCTGGCGGACTACCGGTTCACGTCGCCCGAGCTGCCTACCTTGCACCGCCAGCAGGCGGCGCTCGTGCGCCAGCGGCCGAAGAACCTCGTCATCGTGCTGGAGGAAAGCCTTGGCGCCACGTTCGTCAAGTCGTTGGGCGGCGTGCCGGTCACGCCGGAGCTGGAAAAGCTGAAGGACGAAGGATGGTGGTTCGAGCGGTTGTACGCCACCGGCACGCGCTCCGTGCGCGGCATCGAGGCCGTCGTCGCCGGCTACGCGCCGACACCGGCGCGCAGCGTCGTCAAGCTGTCGCTGGCCCAGCAGAATTTCTACACGCTGGCACTGGGCCTGGGGCAACAGGGCTACCACACGGAATTCGTCTACGGCGGCGAGGCGCACTTCGACAATATGCGCCAGTTCTTCACCGGCAACGGCTTCCAGAAGGTCACGGACCGTTCCGACATGAAGCCCAACTTCGAAGGCAGCTGGGGCGCCTCCGACGAAGACCTGTTCGACAAGTCGCTGCAGCGCCTGGACCAGTTGCACAAGGCCGGCAAGCCATTCTTCACGTTGATCTTCAGCTCGTCCAACCATGAGCCGTTCGAATTCCCGGACGGCAAGATCGCCTTGCACGAAGAGCCGAAGCAGACCGTCAACAACGCGGTCAAGTACGCCGACTTCGCGCTCGGCAAGTTCATCCGCGCGGCCAAGCAGCAGGACTACTGGAAGGACACGGTGTTCCTGATCGTGGCCGACCACGACAACCGCGTCTACGGCGACAGCCTCGTGCCCGTCCACAAGTTCCACATCCCCGGCCTGATCCTGGGCGCGGACATCGAACCGAAGCGCATCAAGCCGTACGCCAGCCAGATCGACCTGGGTCCCACGCTGCTGTCGCTGCTGGGCGTGTCCAGCGAGCACCCGATGATCGGCCGCGACTTCGTGCGCGACAGCACGACGCCGGGTCGCGCGCTGCTGCAGTTCGACAATTACTTCACGTGGCTCGACGACCGGGGCGCCACCATCCTGCGCCCGGGCGGCGCGCCGCTGGCGGCGAAGTACGATCCGGCCACGAGTCATCTCGAACTGTTGAGCACGACACCGGACCAGGTCATGGTCGACAAGGCCATGGCCCACGTGCTGCTGCCGTCGATGCTGTACCGCGAGCAGCGCTACCGGCTCACCAAATGA
- the radC gene encoding RadC family protein: MAITDWPEQQRPRERLIREGAQALSDAELLAVFLRVGVPGKDAVELARELLREFGSLQALFGANLAEFTRIPGLGNAKFAQLKAVLELARRAINEQLRHGETLNSPHAVKEYLRLALVGQPYESFHVLFLDVRNRLIEAREMFRGTLTHTSVYPREIVREALAYNAASVLLAHNHPSGVPDPSESDLALTRTLVQALALIDVRILDHFVVAGHRVHSFAENGQI, from the coding sequence ATGGCGATCACGGACTGGCCCGAACAGCAGCGCCCGCGCGAGCGGCTGATCCGCGAGGGCGCGCAGGCGTTGTCGGACGCGGAACTGCTGGCCGTGTTCCTGCGGGTCGGCGTGCCCGGCAAGGATGCCGTCGAGCTGGCGCGCGAGCTGCTGCGCGAGTTCGGCTCGCTGCAGGCGCTGTTCGGCGCGAACCTGGCCGAGTTCACCCGCATCCCGGGCCTGGGCAACGCCAAGTTCGCGCAACTGAAGGCGGTGCTGGAGCTGGCGCGGCGCGCCATCAACGAGCAGTTGCGGCACGGCGAAACGCTGAACTCGCCGCACGCCGTCAAGGAATACCTGCGCCTGGCACTCGTCGGCCAGCCGTACGAATCGTTCCACGTGCTGTTCCTGGACGTGCGCAACCGCCTGATCGAGGCGCGCGAGATGTTTCGTGGCACGTTGACGCACACCAGCGTCTACCCGCGCGAGATCGTGCGCGAGGCGCTGGCGTACAACGCGGCCAGCGTGCTGCTGGCCCACAACCACCCTTCCGGCGTCCCCGACCCCAGCGAATCGGACCTGGCCCTGACACGCACGCTGGTGCAGGCCCTCGCGCTGATCGACGTGCGCATCCTCGACCATTTCGTCGTGGCCGGCCACCGCGTGCATTCGTTTGCGGAGAACGGCCAGATCTAG